From the Daucus carota subsp. sativus chromosome 8, DH1 v3.0, whole genome shotgun sequence genome, one window contains:
- the LOC108198041 gene encoding F-box/kelch-repeat protein At3g23880, protein MAPRRNPTLSEDLISEILVRVPVKPLLCFQSVSKTWLSLIKHPAFVKSQLRHALETNQNLIMSLYKEDTMMETNLNVDQGNRLFQLNVDSRKIVADLKGVFLNSYLYTLVGSANRIVCVAVDDLESSMYLWNPAIRECKLIPDFIKFGGPFGFGYDRVDDDYKVISTTGYPFDVSVGVYSVKRNVWRKLPEPIEEPHFDVCVNGFFYGIGRNGMMTFDLNKELFNHSIKLPIIDYDYGNDVTRIIEFNNSIAVIQVWAHGLNGDVAVEGLKKKINIWTLDGDACLRVGGGEVSWTLMFSIDLAMPRYLIFGYFSNNNLLLSIRTPSITENDCVWILCDAHKKEAKLIPPSIIMPDHHCIQNVFKYSESLVSLPGFKQVNWNAGEDTS, encoded by the coding sequence ATGGCGCCAAGAAGAAATCCAACACTCTCAGAGGATCTAATAAGTGAGATTCTGGTACGCGTACCCGTGAAACCGTTACTATGCTTTCAATCGGTCTCGAAGACATGGTTATCGCTAATTAAACACCCTGCTTTCGTCAAGTCTCAGCTCCGTCACGCACTCGAAACTAATCAAAATCTTATTATGAGCCTCTACAAAGAAGACACCATGATGGAGACTAATTTAAACGTAGACCAGGGGAATAGACTTTTCCAGCTCAACGTTGATTCTCGTAAAATTGTGGCTGATTTGAAAGGTGTGTTTCTTAATTCCTATTTATATACACTTGTTGGTTCTGCTAATCGTATTGTCTGTGTGGCTGTTGATGATCTCGAAAGTAGTATGTATCTTTGGAATCCCGCTATTAGAGAATGTAAACTTATACCAGATTTTATTAAATTCGGGGGCCCTTTTGGGTTTGGTTATGATCGAGTAGATGATGATTATAAGGTTATTAGTACTACAGGATATCCGTTTGATGTATCTGTTGGGGTGTATTCAGTTAAAAGAAATGTATGGCGAAAATTGCCTGAACCAATTGAAGAACCTCATTTTGATGTGTGTGTTAACGGATTCTTCTATGGTATTGGAAGGAATGGTATGATGACGTTTGATTTGAACAAGGAGTTGTTTAATCATTCTATTAAGCTGCCTATTATTGATTATGATTATGGTAATGATGTAACTCGTATTATCGAGTTTAATAACTCTATTGCTGTTATTCAAGTCTGGGCTCATGGATTGAATGGTGATGTGGCTGTTGAGGGACTAAAGAAGAAGATTAACATCTGGACATTGGATGGTGATGCATGCCTCAGAGTTGGTGGAGGCGAGGTATCATGGACACTAATGTTTAGTATTGATCTAGCTATGCCGAGGTATCTTATTTTTGGCTATTTCAGCAATAACAATCTCTTACTATCAATAAGAACACCATCAATAACAGAAAATGACTGTGTGTGGATTTTGTGTGATGCCCATAAGAAAGAGGCCAAGCTTATCCCACCTTCAATTATTATGCCTGATCATCATTGTATTCAAAATGTTTTCAAGTATTCAGAGAGCCTAGTTTCACTCCCAGGATTCAAACAAGTCAATTGGAATGCAGGTGAAGATACTAGTTAA
- the LOC108198042 gene encoding glutathione S-transferase T3-like has protein sequence MYPFPSGQNFSTSLPQFGNDPTPINVQESPLSQFSTFNSREVIDLNDNSVEVEDIRENSVQWKWEEDKLLISAWLNVSIDPLTGTDQKGETFWERIRQYCEESDHGLIKRGVVAIRERWQRINEGAQKYGACFEKEQKLIGSGSNMNDIIEKAHILHKDTYANNETPDDNNIVESRVRPKGTKAAKRKAKGKKKIMDVDAERYEKMTAVQCRKLSLLEEFNKNHEKEMDLKIIMADTSIMTEAQREVHASLVEEIRRKNRK, from the exons ATGTATCCTTTTCCTTCTGGCCAAAATTTTTCAACATCACTTCCACAATTTGGAAATGACCCGACACCAATAAATGTTCAAGAATCTCCACTGTCACAATTTTCTACTTTTAATAGTAGAGAAGTCATAGATTTGAATGATAATAGCGTTGAAGTTGAAGATATACGAGAAAATAGTGTTCAATGGAAATGGGAGGAAGATAAGCTTTTAATCAGTGCTTGGTTAAATGTCTCAATTGATCCACTAACCGGTACAGATCAGAAGGGTGAAACATTTTGGGAAAGGATTCGTCAATATTGTGAAGAAAGCGATCATGGTCTTATCAAAAGAGGGGTTGTAGCTATAAGAGAAAGATGGCAACGAATCAATGAAGGGGCTCAAAAATATGGAGCATGTTTTGAGAAAGAACAGAAATTAATTGGAAGTGGCTCAAATATGAATGATATAATAGAGAAAGCCCATATTCTCCACAAAGATACATATG CTAACAATGAGACACCAGATGACAATAATATTGTGGAATCCAGGGTTCGTCCTAAAGGCACAAAAGCTGCAAAGAGAAAAGCAAAGGGAAAGAAGAAAATCATGGATGTGGATGCTGAACGCTATGAAAAAATGACAGCGGTTCAATGTAGGAAGTTATCTTTATTGGAAGAATTTaacaaaaatcatgaaaaaGAAATGGACTTAAAGATCATTATGGCAGACACAAGTATAATGACTGAAGCTCAACGTGAAGTGCATGCATCGCTGGTTGAAGAAATAAGAAGGAAAAATAGGAAGTAG
- the LOC135148430 gene encoding uncharacterized protein LOC135148430 yields the protein MNNSFDIYKEFAKEMFTDDREAGHERLVKDYFAENPVYTPETFRRRFRMGRHVFLRIVDALSNFDPYFQQRVDALGRKGLSHLQKCTAAMQMLACGVSADAVDDYVRIGESTAIECLKKLVTDVILVFENEYLRKPNSNDVRRLLEMGEARGFPGMMGSIDCMHWQWKNCPKAWKGMFMSGHKGVPTLLLEAVASSDLWIWHAFFGVAGSNNDINVLDRSPLFDEVLEGRAPEISYTLNGNNYNFGYYLADGIYPEWATFDKTIPRPQGEKRKLFSKYQEGQRKDVERAFGVLQSRFAIVRGPARFWDKGDLARIMRACIILHNMIVEDERDTYATPFGPLPSYDDTTNGIPQPNLGEEPFIP from the coding sequence ATGAATAATAGTTTTGATATATACAAAGAGTTTGCTAAAGAAATGTTCACTGATGATCGTGAAGCAGGTCATGAACGTCTAGTGAAAGATTATTTTGCAGAAAATCCAGTCTATACACCGGAGACATTTCGTCGAAGGTTCCGAATGGGGAGACATGTATTTCTTCGCATTGTAGATGCGCTCTCAAATTTCGATCCATATTTCCAACAAAGGGTTGATGCATTGGGAAGAAAAGGCTTATCACATCTACAAAAATGCACTGCAGCCATGCAAATGTTGGCATGTGGAGTATCCGCTGATGCTGTTGATGACTATGTTCGAATAGGCGAGTCAACTGCCATTGAATGCTTGAAAAAGTTAGTGACTGATGTTATTTTGGTGTTCGAAAATGAATACTTGAGAAAACCAAATTCAAATGATGTTCGACGTTTATTGGAGATGGGAGAGGCTCGTGGCTTTCCCGGTATGATGGGCAGTATTGATTGTATGCACTGGCAATGGAAGAATTGTCCTAAAGCATGGAAAGGGATGTTTATGAGTGGTCACAAAGGGGTTCCAACACTCTTACTTGAAGCGGTCGCCTCATCTGATCTATGGATATGGCACGCATTTTTTGGGGTTGCTGGTTCTAACAATGACATAAATGTTTTAGACCGCTCACCATTATTTGATGAAGTGCTAGAAGGTCGTGCCCCGGAAATAAGTTATACTCTGAATGGTAACAACTATAATTTTGGATATTATTTAGCTGATGGAATATATCCAGAATGGGCTACATTTGACAAAACAATTCCACGTCCACAAGGTGAGAAGAGAAAGTTATTTTCCAAATATCAGGAAGGTCAGCGAAAAGATGTTGAACGAGCATTTGGTGTATTGCAGTCTCGTTTTGCAATTGTCCGTGGCCCTGCGCGGTTCTGGGATAAAGGAGATCTCGCTAGAATAATGAGAGCATGCATCATACTGCACAATATGATTGTTGAGGATGAAAGAGACACATATGCTACACCATTTGGTCCTCTACCATCTTATGATGACACAACAAATGGAATACCACAACCGAATTTAGGCGAGGAGCCTTTTATTCCATAA